The genomic interval CGCACCGACGAATCCGGTCCCGCGCCGCTCCGCACCGCCTGCAAGGTCCTGGCGAAGACCTCGTTGGTCAGGTCCTCGGCGGTGTGGTCGTCGCGACAGCAGCTACGGGCGTACCGGCGGACCGCCGCGGCGTGCCGCCGGTACAGCTCCTCGTACGCCACGCTCTCGCCGCCCCGCATCCGCGAGACGAGCTCGAGGTCGGACGGCGGTACGTCGGCTTCGGCACCCGCACCGGGAGGCGCATCGGAATCCCCGGCCGCCCCGGAGAAGATCTCGGCGAGGAAACCGGAGGGGGCGCCGTCGGACCCGCTGTCCGATGCGCCGTCCGATCCACCCTTCGACCCCGCTGCGGTGCTCTCCCCGGCCCCCGTGCCCGCCCCGCCGCGATGTCTGCCCTGGCGCTGCCGGGGCACGCTCGCGTCGATGCCGCGCGCGCCCAGGTCGGGCGAGAAGGGGGCGGGAAGGGAGAGGTCGTCGTGCACAGGCAGGTGACGGGGGAGCGGTGACTCACCTTCCTCATCGCTCCCGCGCGGTTCTTCCGGCCCGTCAACACCCATAGCGGAGGCCCCTGTACACACCAGCACATTTGGACATCCGGAAGCGTGGCACAGCGTCGGCCGTCACGAGGGCAGCGCGAGCCGCAACCACTCATCCGTGGTGTCTTGGCGCACCAGGAGTACTAGAGATCACCCGAAAGGGGAAGGATTGCCCGAACGCGCCCCGTGACCTGCTCCCGCAGACCACCTGACGGTTCGTGAAGCGAGCCTGACGGTTCGTGAAACGGAACGGAAGCCGGAGCGCCGTCGGACCCGGTCGGCGGCAGTCCCCTGTCGACGGCGGTGCCCGTCGCCAGAGGCCCGCCACCACCGCGGCACACTGAGCGAGGCGCCCGCGGCACGGGCCGCTCTCACGGCCCGCACCGCGGCTCACTCACGGATCGCCCGCGGCCCCGCCCGGACGTGCTCCGCCCGGCCCTACTGCTCCGACGGCCGCGACCGAAGGCCTTCCAGCAGGATGTCCAGCAGTCGCGAGGACGCCGCCGCCTGCTGCACCGCGTCCGGCAGCGACGGCGCGGCCGTCGCTATCACCAGCAGCACATCGGCGACCGTGACGTCCGCGCGCAGCTGACCCGCCGCCCGCGCCCGGTCCACCAGCCGGCCGACGACCTCCAGCAGCGCTGCCGCACCCGAGTCGTCCCGCTCGTCGACCGGGGCCGGCCGCTGCTCGACGAGCCGCAGCTCGTGCAGCTGACCACCGGTGGCGCCCGGCTGCCGCTGCTGCGGCACCCTCGGCTCCAGCCGCTCCTCGGCCTCCACGTCGACGCCGACCCGCAGCACCTGCGGCGGCAGCAGCCGACCCGCGCCCGAGGCGACCGACGTGCGGAGGAACCGGGAGAGAGCCGACCACGGCTCGTCCTCCTGGCCCAGCGCCGTACGGGCCTGCTCGGTCAGCCGAGCCGTCTCCTCCTCGGCTATCCGCCGTACCAGCACGTCCTTGCTGGGGAAGCGGCGGTAGACCGTGCCCACTCCCACGCGGGCCCGGCGCGCCACGTCCTCCATCGGCGCCCCGTACCCCAGCTCGCCGAAGACCTCGCGAGCCGCTCGCAGCACATGCTCGAGATTCCGCTGCGCGTCCACGCGCAGCGGAGTGCTCCGGCCACCACCTGCGTCAGCGGACGCGACAGCGGTCGACCAATGAGAGCCCTGAATATGCATATGTGTTCCCCCGGTTATGACGTCTCCCCCCGGAGACTCCCCGCCCTGACTGCCGGGGCACGTCTCTGACACCCCGACGGAGTACGAACATAGTTGAGCCCAGGTCAAGAAAGAAGAGGTAGTTCCGCACAGGCCATCCCCGATTGGAGTACGGGCCCCTTCCGGCCTGATTCTGCACCACCTCACAACCCCACCACAGCCACCCTGACCTGCGCGCCTGTCTCCCGCCCCAGGACCCCGGCCGCGGAGGGATCACCTCCATGACCGGTCATACATTTCGCCGGGCCTGTGGACAAACCGTCGCCGGGGGTGCGTCATGGGAGGGAGCTGTGCTCGCCGGGGCGACCCGGCACCCCGGCCGGACACCCCTCGGGCCGGGCGACATCGCGAGGAGGGGCCTTGGTGAAGGAACCGGCGCGCATTCTGATCGTCGGCGGCGGCTACGTCGGGATGTACACCGCCCTCCGCCTCCAGCGGAAGGCGAAGCGGGGCGAAGCACACATCATCGTGATCGACCCCGAGCCGTACATGACCTACCAGCCCTTCCTCCCCGAGGCCGCGGCCGGCTCCATCTCCCCCCGCCACGTCGTGGTCCCCCTGCGCCGCACCCTCCCCAAGTGCCAGGTCGTCATCGGCGAGGTCACCTCCATCGAGCACGCCAAACGCACCGCCACCATCAGCACCCTCGCCACCCGCGAGGACAGCACGGGCGCCATCGAGGTCCACTACGACGAGCTGATCCTCGCCCCGGGCTCCATCTCGCGCACCCTCCCGGTCCCCGGCCTCGCCGAGCACGGCATCGGCTTCAAGACCGTCGAGGAGGCCATCGGGCTCCGCAACCACGTCCTCGAACAGATGGACATCGCCTCCTCCACCCGGGACCCGGACGTCCGCGACGCGGCGCTCACCTTCGTCTTCGTCGGCGGCGGCTACGCCGGCGTCGAAGCCCTCGCCGAGCTGGAGGACATGGCCCGCTACGCGGCCCGGTACTACCACAACCTCGAACCCGACGATCTGCGGTTCATCCTCGTCGAGGCCTCCGGCCGCATCCTCCCTGAGGTCGGCGAGGACATGGGCCGCTACGCCCTCCGGGAGCTGCGCGGCCGCAACATCGACGTCCGCCTCGACACCCGGCTGGACTCCTGCGTCGACCGGGTGGCCGTGCTCAGCGACGGCGCCCGCTTCCCGACCCGCACCCTCGTCTGGACCGCCGGCGTGAAGGCGCACCCGGTCCTCTCCGCGACCGACCTGCCGCTCAACGGGCACGGCCGCCTCAAGTGCACGGCCGCCCTCACCGTCGACGGCGTCGAACACGCCTGGGCGGCCGGCGACGCGGCGGCGGTGCCCGACCTCACCGCGGAGGAGGAGGGCACGTACTGCGCGCCCAACGCCCAGCACGCGGTGCGCCAGGCCAAGGTCCTCGCGGAGAACGTCCTCGCCTCCCTGCGCGACCGGCCGCTGAAGGACTACCGGCACAAGTACGTCGGCTCCGTGGCCTCGCTCGGCCTCCACAAGGGCGTCGCGCACGTCTACGGCAAGAAGCTCAAGGGCTACCCCGCCTGGTTCATGCACCGCGCCTACCACCTCAGCCGGATCCCCACCTTCAACCGTAAGGCGCGCGTGCTCGCCGAGTGGACCCTCACCGGGCTCTTCAAACGCGAGATCGTCTCCCTCGGCTCGCTGGAGAACCCGCGCGCCGAATTCGAACTCGCCGCGGACACCGGACGTCATCCGGAAGCGAGTTGACGCAGGTCGTGGGCCCGGAGAGCGGGCCGGGAACTCCCCCACGGGGGTCGACGTCTGACGGATGTCAGTCCGGTCGGCCACACTGGTCGTGTGACCATGGGTGGGCTCGTCCCTGCGAAGAGTGACAATTACGAGGATTCGGACGTTTGCAGCATTCCCCCGGGGGCCGGCCCCCGCACCGTCAACCGCGGCCCCGCGCCGGGCGCGCGGCTCAGCCATCACACGTCGCCGAGCTGGTCCGGAACGACTCCGCGAGGTAATCCTCTGTGAACTTCACCCGCTGGAGCGCCCGGTTCCCCGGAACACAGCGCCGAGCCGCAGCGCGCACCGACCGTAACGATCGCGCCGACCGTAAGGACCGCAAGGACCGGACCGACCGTAAGGACCGGACCGACCGCGGCGCACCCGCACCGCAGCCTCCGCCCCCGGCGGGCGGCTCCGTGCCCGCCGCCCGCGCCGAGACCGCTCCACCGGCCCCCTCGGCCCCCAGCTGCCCCGCACCCGGCCCCGAGGACGCCGTCCCCACCCTCGACGGACTGTCGGTCCACGACCTCCTCGGCCAGGTCCCGGCGCTCGTGGCCGTCGTCTACGGCCCGGACCACCGCCTCGCCTACGTCAATGACGCCTATGCCGCCCTCTTCGGCCCCCGCGCCCCCGGCGCCCCCGCCCGCGAAGCCCTCCCCGAGCTGACCGAGCTCGGTCTGCTCCCCCTCATGGACCAGGTCCTGCGCAGCGGCCGGCCCCGTACGGTCAAGTCCCGCCGTGTCACCGCGGACGCCCGGACCCCGGAAGCCCGCACCACGGAAGCCGCTCCCGCGGACGGCAGCGGGCCGGACACCAGTACGACGGAAACCCGGCCCGTCCCGCACGCCACCGACACGCCGGCGACCGCCACCGAGCCCCCGGGCCCCAGCCGTCACGGCTACTACACCTTCACCTGCTCCCCGATCACCGTGGGCACCCCGGACGCCGACCGGCCCGGCGTCCTCGTCTTCGCCGCCGACGTCACCGACCAGGTCGAGGCCGCCGAGCGGCTGCGCGCCAGCGAGCGCCGCCAGCGCGAGGCCGCCGTCACCCTCCAGCGCAGCCTGCTCCCCCAGGAGCTCGAACAGCCCGACGACCTGCGCGTCGCCGCCACCTACCAACCGGGCGGCAAGGACACCGCCGTCGGCGGCGACTGGTACGACGTCATCACCCTCGGCGCCGGCCGCACCGCCCTCGTCATCGGCGACGTCATGGGCCGCGGAGTCCGCGCCGCCGCCGTCATGGGCCAGCTCCGCACCGCCGTAAGGGCCTACGCCCGCCTCGACCTGCCGCCCCACGAGGTCCTCCAGCTCCTCGACGGCCTCGCCTCCGAGATCGACGCCACCCAGATCGCCACCTGCGTCTACGCCGTCCACGACCCCAACGAGGGCCGCCTCGTCTACGCCTCGGCCGGCCACCTCCCGATCCTCGTCCGCGACCCCGACGGCACGGTCCGCCGCGCCGCCGAGCCCACCGGCCCCCCGCTCGGCACCGGCGGCTGGCTCCACACCTCCGGCACCATGCCCCTCGGACCGGGCTCCAGCGCCGTGCTCTACACGGACGGCCTGGTCGAGCGGCGCCACGAGGACATCTACGAAGGCGTCGAAGCCCTGGAGCGTGCCTTCGCCGGTGCCACCGGCTCGCCCCAGGTCATGTGCGACCGGCTCATCCGCGCCCTCGGCGTCACCGCCGACCACGACGACGACGTCGCCGTCCTCGTCCTCCAGCACCCCGCCCGCACGGGCCACGACGCCGAGCTCTTCCACAACGCCGCCCTGGAGCTCCTCGGCGGCGTCGAGGCGGCACCCCGCGCCCGCGCCTTCGCGTCGGGTGTCCTGGTCAGCTGGCGCTTCCCGACCGAGCTGCGCGACCTCGGGGTCCTGGCCGCGAGCGAGCTGGTGGCCAATTCCCTCCAGCACGGCACCCCGCCCATGCGGCTGCGCCTGCGCCGCACCGACCGCAGGCTGATCATCGAGGTCACGGATGGCGACGACCACCTCCCGCGCCGCCGCCGCGCCGAGCCCGTCGACGAGGCCGGACGCGGCATCTCGATCATCGCCACCATCGCCTCCTCCTGGGGCTCGCGCCGCACACCGGGCGGCGGTAAGGCGGTGTGGTGCGAGTTCGCGCTGCCGGCCGGGCACCCATGACGAACGGCTGTGGCCCGGAAACCAGGTTTCCGGGCCACAGCCGTTCGATGACACGTATATATGTGCGGCCCCTATAGAAGGGGAGGGGAGAAAGGAGCGGCAGCCCCGCGGGGTCAGACCGACACCTTCGCCCGCTCGACACCCTCGGTCCGTCCGGCCTCCTTGCCGGCGCGGACCACGCCACCCTTCGCACGCACCGCCGACACCCGCGGCGGGATCTCCTGCGCGGGGGTGAGCCGACGGCCCATCCGCAGCGCCAGCCCGGAGATGCCGAGCGAGCAGACGACCAGCATCACGATGTACGCCACGTACATGCCGCCACCGGCCATCAGACCGCCCACCGCCGGACCGACGGCCAGCGCCAGCTGTTTCACGAGCGCGAAGGCCGAGTTGTACTGACCCACGAGCCGCGCCGGGGCCAGGTCCGCGACGAGAGGGGCCATCGTCGGCGCGAGCATCGACTCACCGATGCCGAAGAGGGCGTACGTCGAGATCAGCAGCGCGGTCGCCACACCGTGCGCCCCCGGGACGAGCCCGGAGATCCCGGCCGCCACCCACGCCACGGTCCAGATCACACCGACCAGCGCGATGACCCGGCTGCGCCGCCGCCGCTCGACCAGCTTCAGGACGACGAACTGCGCCAGCACGATCGCCGCCGTGTTCGCGGCGAGGGCGATGCCGAGCGTCGCCGGCGAGATCCGGGTGACCTCGACGGCGAAGGCCGCGAGACCCGACTCGAACTGGCCGTAGCAGGCGAAGAACATCACGAAGCCCAGCACACACAGCTGCACCATGGCCCGGTCCGCGAGCAGCGTCCGCCACCCGCCCTTGGCACCGTCGGTCGGCACCGCGTCCTCGACCTTGGGCGCCTTCGGCAGCCGCACGGTCGCGATGGCCGCACCCAGGACCAGGAACATCACGGACTCGATCGCGAAGAGCCGCACGAAGCTCGACGGGTCCGAGGTGTCCACCAGCTGCCCGCCCAGCAGACCGCCGACACCGAGGCCGAGGTTGTTGAGGAAGAACTGCGTCGCGAAGGCGCGCGAGCGGGTGCTCGGCGTCGAGCACCACACGATCATCGTGGCCAGCGAGGGCTGGACCACCGCGATACCCGCGCCGAGCGCGGCAGCGGCCGCGACCACCAGGGACTGACTGTCCGCGAGCCCGAGGCCCATCGAACCCACGGCGGCGGAGACCGTACCCGCGACGGCGACCGGCAGCGGACCCCGCCGGTCGATGACCCGACCGGTGAAGGGCAGCACGACGAGCGCGGCCACGGCGAACGTCGCGAGCACGATGCCTGCCGTGCTCGCGCCGAGGTCCCGTACCTGAGACACATAGATGAACAGGAACGGAACGGTGAAGCCATTGCCGAACGCGCTCAACGCGTTGCCCAGCTGGATCCGGCGCAGTGCTGCGCCCATCGCGGTGGTCACACTCACCCCTTAGGTAGAAGAGATCGGTAGATCGGAAGAAAGATCGATAGAGAGGGACAGTCCAAGGCTGAAGACTTCAACTCTAAACTTCGAAGCTAAAGAGTACACATCAAAGGGCTTTAACGCCAATCACTCGTGCCATACTGCGGCCCATGGCTGACACACCCGGCGCCCCCGAGCCGAGCCTCGACGAACAGATCGCCGCCTACCAGCGCGAGTTCCAAGACCTTGATCCGCAGGTGGAGAAGGTGGTCTCGGCTCTCAGCCGCCTCAACCGGCGCATGAACGTCGCCTACGGGCGGCAGACCGCCGAGCTCGGCATGAGCAACCCCGAGTGGGAGGTCCTCAAGGCCCTCGTCCTGGCCGGCGACCCGTACCGCATGGGCCCCGGCGACCTCGCCAAGCGCCTCGGCCTCACGCCGGCCGCGATGACCCACCGCATCGACCGGATGGTCGCGGAGGGGCTCGTCACCAGGGAACGCGACGAGAGCAACCGCGTCCGGGTGATCGTCGGCATCACCGAGGAGGGCCGGGCGAAGTGGCTGGAGGCCATGCGGATGGCCACGGTCTTCGAGGAGGAGCTGCTCCAGGACCTCTCGGGCGAGGAGCGGCACCGGCTGGGCGAGATGCTCACCCGCCTGCTGCGGCGGGTGGAAGAGGCCCAGCCGGACGCCGGCGGCAGGCTCAGCGACCTCGACTGAGGCAAGGCATCTCATGGGTTGACACGGATTTGACCCATGGGTAGTGTTCTCCGGGTTGCCAGACGGGCCTGACGGTCCGAAGGCGGCCACTCACGCCACACCGGTGGCAATCTCTACTGCACGGCCCTTGAA from Streptomyces albireticuli carries:
- a CDS encoding ATP-binding SpoIIE family protein phosphatase, whose protein sequence is MNFTRWSARFPGTQRRAAARTDRNDRADRKDRKDRTDRKDRTDRGAPAPQPPPPAGGSVPAARAETAPPAPSAPSCPAPGPEDAVPTLDGLSVHDLLGQVPALVAVVYGPDHRLAYVNDAYAALFGPRAPGAPAREALPELTELGLLPLMDQVLRSGRPRTVKSRRVTADARTPEARTTEAAPADGSGPDTSTTETRPVPHATDTPATATEPPGPSRHGYYTFTCSPITVGTPDADRPGVLVFAADVTDQVEAAERLRASERRQREAAVTLQRSLLPQELEQPDDLRVAATYQPGGKDTAVGGDWYDVITLGAGRTALVIGDVMGRGVRAAAVMGQLRTAVRAYARLDLPPHEVLQLLDGLASEIDATQIATCVYAVHDPNEGRLVYASAGHLPILVRDPDGTVRRAAEPTGPPLGTGGWLHTSGTMPLGPGSSAVLYTDGLVERRHEDIYEGVEALERAFAGATGSPQVMCDRLIRALGVTADHDDDVAVLVLQHPARTGHDAELFHNAALELLGGVEAAPRARAFASGVLVSWRFPTELRDLGVLAASELVANSLQHGTPPMRLRLRRTDRRLIIEVTDGDDHLPRRRRAEPVDEAGRGISIIATIASSWGSRRTPGGGKAVWCEFALPAGHP
- a CDS encoding NAD(P)/FAD-dependent oxidoreductase; its protein translation is MYTALRLQRKAKRGEAHIIVIDPEPYMTYQPFLPEAAAGSISPRHVVVPLRRTLPKCQVVIGEVTSIEHAKRTATISTLATREDSTGAIEVHYDELILAPGSISRTLPVPGLAEHGIGFKTVEEAIGLRNHVLEQMDIASSTRDPDVRDAALTFVFVGGGYAGVEALAELEDMARYAARYYHNLEPDDLRFILVEASGRILPEVGEDMGRYALRELRGRNIDVRLDTRLDSCVDRVAVLSDGARFPTRTLVWTAGVKAHPVLSATDLPLNGHGRLKCTAALTVDGVEHAWAAGDAAAVPDLTAEEEGTYCAPNAQHAVRQAKVLAENVLASLRDRPLKDYRHKYVGSVASLGLHKGVAHVYGKKLKGYPAWFMHRAYHLSRIPTFNRKARVLAEWTLTGLFKREIVSLGSLENPRAEFELAADTGRHPEAS
- a CDS encoding TetR/AcrR family transcriptional regulator codes for the protein MHIQGSHWSTAVASADAGGGRSTPLRVDAQRNLEHVLRAAREVFGELGYGAPMEDVARRARVGVGTVYRRFPSKDVLVRRIAEEETARLTEQARTALGQEDEPWSALSRFLRTSVASGAGRLLPPQVLRVGVDVEAEERLEPRVPQQRQPGATGGQLHELRLVEQRPAPVDERDDSGAAALLEVVGRLVDRARAAGQLRADVTVADVLLVIATAAPSLPDAVQQAAASSRLLDILLEGLRSRPSEQ
- a CDS encoding MarR family winged helix-turn-helix transcriptional regulator, giving the protein MADTPGAPEPSLDEQIAAYQREFQDLDPQVEKVVSALSRLNRRMNVAYGRQTAELGMSNPEWEVLKALVLAGDPYRMGPGDLAKRLGLTPAAMTHRIDRMVAEGLVTRERDESNRVRVIVGITEEGRAKWLEAMRMATVFEEELLQDLSGEERHRLGEMLTRLLRRVEEAQPDAGGRLSDLD
- a CDS encoding MFS transporter, with protein sequence MTTAMGAALRRIQLGNALSAFGNGFTVPFLFIYVSQVRDLGASTAGIVLATFAVAALVVLPFTGRVIDRRGPLPVAVAGTVSAAVGSMGLGLADSQSLVVAAAAALGAGIAVVQPSLATMIVWCSTPSTRSRAFATQFFLNNLGLGVGGLLGGQLVDTSDPSSFVRLFAIESVMFLVLGAAIATVRLPKAPKVEDAVPTDGAKGGWRTLLADRAMVQLCVLGFVMFFACYGQFESGLAAFAVEVTRISPATLGIALAANTAAIVLAQFVVLKLVERRRRSRVIALVGVIWTVAWVAAGISGLVPGAHGVATALLISTYALFGIGESMLAPTMAPLVADLAPARLVGQYNSAFALVKQLALAVGPAVGGLMAGGGMYVAYIVMLVVCSLGISGLALRMGRRLTPAQEIPPRVSAVRAKGGVVRAGKEAGRTEGVERAKVSV